From Pseudomonadota bacterium, the proteins below share one genomic window:
- a CDS encoding IMPACT family protein, with protein sequence MITLASPQREEREVKRSRFIAAASRADTAEAAAAFVTATRDPEASHNCWAYRVGDVYRSSDDGEPGGTAGRPILAAIDAQGLDHVVVVVARFFGGVKLGAGGLARAYGGCAAACLRTAPKLEVLPTVAVLVRAPFDAVGAVYVVLERLGAARGAERYGEGGLELDVEIGAARFEELRAALGDATRGRATLADREP encoded by the coding sequence ATGATCACCCTCGCGTCGCCGCAGCGGGAGGAGCGGGAGGTCAAGCGCAGCCGCTTCATCGCCGCGGCGTCGCGCGCGGACACGGCCGAGGCGGCGGCGGCGTTCGTCACCGCGACGCGCGATCCCGAGGCGAGCCACAACTGCTGGGCGTACCGTGTCGGCGACGTCTACAGGTCCTCGGACGACGGCGAGCCCGGCGGCACGGCGGGCCGGCCGATCCTCGCGGCGATCGACGCCCAGGGGCTCGATCACGTCGTCGTGGTCGTCGCGCGCTTCTTCGGCGGGGTGAAGCTCGGCGCGGGTGGGCTCGCGCGGGCGTACGGCGGCTGTGCGGCCGCCTGCCTGCGCACCGCCCCGAAGCTCGAGGTGCTCCCGACCGTCGCGGTGCTCGTCCGCGCGCCGTTCGACGCCGTGGGCGCCGTATACGTGGTGCTCGAGCGGCTGGGCGCCGCGCGGGGCGCCGAGCGCTACGGCGAGGGCGGGCTCGAGCTCGACGTCGAGATCGGGGCGGCGCGCTTCGAGGAGCTCCGGGCGGCGCTCGGCGACGCGACCCGGGGCCGCGCGACGTTAGCGGACCGCGAGCCCTGA
- a CDS encoding CDP-alcohol phosphatidyltransferase family protein yields the protein MKGFSHDLLTIPNGMSLFRLVAAPSLLFFWLTLDMPVVCLAVGTAAGITDLFDGIVARRLNQVTDLGALIDQLGDLIFESCCFILAVLLDELWVGWLVIYLFREFTVTTMRTYVASRGGSLPSSTLGKAKSSLFQYAFFIFFLGAILIRPGVLPDSCALCGVTPGRVLISVAIGSFMVGFALSLISGWHYLRAFSRFYAEHRAEPR from the coding sequence ATGAAGGGCTTTTCCCACGACCTCCTGACGATTCCGAACGGCATGTCGCTCTTCCGGCTCGTGGCCGCGCCGTCGCTCCTCTTCTTCTGGCTCACGCTCGACATGCCGGTCGTGTGCCTCGCGGTCGGCACCGCCGCGGGGATCACGGACCTGTTCGACGGCATCGTCGCGCGGCGCCTGAACCAGGTGACGGATCTCGGCGCGCTCATCGACCAGCTCGGTGATCTCATCTTCGAGTCGTGCTGCTTCATCCTGGCCGTGCTGCTCGACGAGCTCTGGGTGGGCTGGCTCGTGATCTACCTGTTCCGCGAGTTCACGGTCACGACGATGCGCACGTACGTCGCGAGCCGCGGCGGCAGCCTGCCGTCCTCGACCCTCGGCAAGGCGAAGTCGAGCCTCTTCCAGTACGCGTTCTTCATCTTCTTCCTCGGCGCGATCCTGATCCGGCCCGGCGTCTTGCCGGACAGCTGCGCCCTGTGCGGCGTCACGCCAGGCCGCGTCCTCATCAGCGTGGCGATCGGGTCGTTCATGGTCGGCTTCGCCTTGAGCCTCATCTCGGGCTGGCACTACCTCCGGGCGTTCTCGCGCTTCTACGCGGAGCACCGCGCCGAGCCCAGATGA